The nucleotide window CTTGGGGCAGTTGCAGGTTTAGAAGATTGGCCTTGAGTAGTTGGAGGCGATTTTAATATCACAAGGTTTGAGGATAAAAGAACCGGAAGGGCAAAAAATACTATGGCTATGAGAGATTTCTCAAGGTTCATTGATGATATGGAGGCAGTACACGTGGTTTAGAGGCAATAATGAGCATTCAGCCTCAAGAATAGATAGATTTTTAATTTCAAGTCAATGGGATAATTCCTTCAAAGCTATTAAACAAAGCGTGCTACCTAGGGTGGAATTAGACCATTGTCCAATACTATTGGAGTGTGGGGAATGGGAGAGAAGTAAAGGGTATTTCAAGTTCGAAAATATGTGGTTTGAACATGTTAATTTTATAAGCACAGTGAAGAAATGGTGGAATTCGTATGATTTTCAAGGGAGACCAGATGTGGTTCTAGCAAAAAAGCTTAGAAAGTTAAAAGAAGATTTAAAGAAGTGGAACAAAGAAACTTTTGGGCACCTGGAAATAAGAAAAGACCAGAACTTGCATCAATTGGAGATGGAGCAGCAAAATGATAATCATAATAGTAACACAGAGGAAGAAGAACCTGCTAAAAATGCATTAATAAATGAGTTGCATCACATAGCTAAGGTAGAAGAGATACATTGGAGgcaaaaattcagatttttatggaTTAAGCAAGGGGATAAGAACACCAAATTTTTTCACAAAATAGCAAATTCAAATAGGAGATATAATTGGATTCATAAGCTAGAAATAGATGGGGATATCACAGATGACAAAAATTTGATTAGAAACCACATACTTGAGTTCTATAAAGATCTTTTTTCAGAAAAAGAGAGCTAGAGACCTTCATGGAATTGTTCAGAACTTGCTAGCATCAGTGACCAAGAGAAAGAGTGGTTGGAGAGACCTTTTGATGAAATAGAGGTAACAAGAGTAGTTAAAATGGTAGAAGGGGATAAGGCTCCTGGTTCTGATGGCTTTAATATGTGTTTCTTCAAAAGATGCTGGCATATTGTGAAAGAAGATGTTCTGAAGACATTTGAGGTGCTTCACAGAGAAGGAGAATTTGTCAGAAGTTTTAACTCAACCTTAATTGCTTTGATGCCAAAGAAGAAAGGGGTTGCCAACATCAAGGAATTCAGACCTATTAGTTTGCTTAGGAGTATATACAAGTTGATAGCTAAAGTCCTTACTGAGAGAATGAAGTTGGTGATTAACAAGTTGGTCTCTGAGAATTAGAATGCCTTTTTGAAAGGTAGACAAATTGCAGATGCATCATTGTTGTTAAATGAATGTATAGGCTACTTGGAAAAGAAAATTGCCTGGTGTGGTGTTCAAATTGGACTTAGAAAAGGCCTATGATCATGTCAATTGGCCTTGTCTGCTGAAGTTGCTGGAAAAGATGCATTTTGAGGGTAAGTGGATTCAATGGATAAAA belongs to Nicotiana tabacum cultivar K326 chromosome 6, ASM71507v2, whole genome shotgun sequence and includes:
- the LOC107801646 gene encoding uncharacterized protein LOC107801646 isoform X1, whose translation is MIWRQYTWFRGNNEHSASRIDRFLISSQWDNSFKAIKQSVLPRVELDHCPILLECGEWERSKGYFKFENMWFEHVNFISTVKKWWNSYDFQGRPDVVLAKKLRKLKEDLKKWNKETFGHLEIRKDQNLHQLEMEQQNDNHNSNTEEEEPAKNALINELHHIAKVGIYGYTAYSASKFGLKGLAEALQQEVIGENIHVSLIFPPDTETPGFAEENKRRPRVTSIIAASSGAMKADEVAKIALNGIKSGNFTVPCNFEGFLLSIATAGLSPQRSFLMAFVEVIAAGILRVAGLCFQWNWYGSIEKCLEKGNSK